The sequence TGGTGTAGTGTTCTTGAAAACCGTTGTAGAAGTTTCCTTTGTCGAAGTAAACGTGCATCTCATTTGTTCTGGATAGCAGCCCTCTGACCCCCACGGCCGCGCGCGCACGGCTTTCTTCTCCGTCTCCGGCTCCGCGCGGCCGCGAAAGACGGCGAAGGAAATAAAGCATGACATGCGTCAACCTGCGGTCGCTCCACGCCCAAATCTCACCTCCCACCCCCACGCCGCTGCGCTCATTTCCCATCGGTAGCGTGGCGCTCGTTCCCTCGCTCGCCGGCGCCCCCCTGCCTATATATAGCTCCCCCCCTATTCCCTCTCCCGTCCACTGGCCGGCCGGCACCGCCCGCGGAGCACACATCACGTCCTGCTGCCCTGCATGCCGTCGAGGGAGGGAGCCAATTAAGCGCAGTATCCTGCTGCGGCGGGGCACCGCACGGGCCGGGGTGTAGTGGAGAAGGGGATGAGCGGCGTTGCCATGGACATCGACATGCAGACCCACAGCGGCCACGGCGAGGTTGACGACGACGGCAGGGAGAAGAGGACAGGTAACAAACAAACTAACCGGAATTCCGGCCTCGATGTTTGACGAACAAACATGGGGCAGCTGAATTCGCATGCCATGTGTTTGTGTAACGGAGGCAACaacttgttggcattgttgcaATTCTCATTTTTCTGAATTGTACTTTAGTTTCCACAGAAAGTTCACATGTTTGTTTCCCTTCTGCACTGGAACAACAGATCGAGAAGAGAATAGAAATAGCTCATGAATATAATGCTTTCTCTCCCTGCGAAATCTACAGCTTGCATTGGTTATTTGGTTTTGTACATGCTTTATGGCGCAGGGACGgtatggacggcggcggcgcacatcATCACGGCGGTGATCGGTTCCGGCGTGCTGTCGCTGGCGTGGGCGATGGCCCAGCTGGGGTGGGTGGCCGGGCCGGTGATCCTGCTGCTCTTCGCGGCCATCACCTACTACACCTGCTGCCTCCTCTCCGACTGCTACCGCGTCGGCGACCCTGAAACCGGCAAGCGCAACTACACCTACACCGAGGCCGTCGAGTCCTACCTAGGTACTTGCAAACTCCAGATGAGCATGCTGCAAATTAGACAGAGGCGTATGTAGTGCAAATCAGCAAATTGAATGTTAACTTCTCATTCAGAGATGGATGTAACTGACACTGCAAGAACTCCAATCCTCTCTTCTGTGTACGTGCAGGCGGAGGGTATGTCTTTTTCTGCGGTGTCTGCCAGTATGCCAACATGTTCGGCACCGGCATCGGCTACACCATCACAGCGTCCGCCAGCGCCGCGTAGGTCCCTGGACTGGACTTGTACTGATTGATCAGCCCAACCAAATTTGATCTGCAAAACTGATCGATCGATCAACTGATGTCTGGTTGGACGATGGCAGGTCTATCCTCAAGTCCAACTGCTTCCACTGGCACGGGCACGAAGCTGACTGCACCCAGAACACGAGCGCCTACATCGTCGCCTTCGGCGTGGTGCAGGTCATCTTCAGCCAGCTCCCCAACTTCTACGAGCTCTGGTGGCTCTCCGTCATCGCCGCCGTCATGTCCTTCTCCTACGCCACCATCGCCGTCGGCCTCGCCCTTGGCCAGACCATCTCAGGTACCATAtagctagttcacatacttGTACAATACAACTCATTACTTGTGTGTTCAATCTATCAGGCCCTACGGGGAAGACAACACTGTATGGCACGCAGGTCGGAGTGGATGTCGCTGACGCAACGCAGAAGACATGGTTGACGTTCCAGGCTCTCGGCAACATCGCGTTTGCCTACTCTTACACCATTATCCTCATCGAAATCCAGGTGAGGATTGAGGAAAGCTAGCTTTGCTTTTTTTCTTTACTCTAATGGTGGCCACCGCAAGAAACTTGTGATCGACGAGCTAGCAACGTAACAGGACACGCTGCGATCTCCGCCGGCCGAGAACAAGACGATGCGGCAGGCGTCGATCCTGGGcgtggcgacgacgacggcgttcTACCTGATATGCGGCTGCCTGGGCTACTCGGCGTTCGGAAACGGCGCGCCGGGGAACATCCTCGCCGGCTTCTACGAGCCCTACTGGCTGGTGGACTTCGCCAACGTGTGCATCGTGCTCCACCTCGTGGGCGGCTTCCAGGTGTTCCTGCAGCCGCTGttcgcggcggtggaggccggcgtGGCGGACCGGTGGCCCGGCACGAAGCAGGACCGCGGCGGGGTCAACGTGTTCCGCCTCGTGTGGCGCACGCTGTTCGTGGCGCTCATCACCCTCGGCGCCGTGCTGCTGCCCTTCTTCAACAGCATCCTCGGCATCCTCGGCAGCGTCGCCTTCTGGCCGCTCACCGTCTTCTTCCCCGTCGAGATGTACATCAGGCAGCGGGAGATCCCGCGGTTCAGCGGCACCTGGCTGGCGCTGCAAACCCTCAGCTTCTTCTGCTTCATCatcaccatcgccgccggcgccgcatcCGTGCAGGGCGTGCGCGACTCGCTCAAGACCTACGTGCCCTTCCAGACCAGGTCGTGATAGCTCGCGTGCTGGTCGAGCTTGTTGGGGTGTCTAGGAAGCTGCGACTGTGGGTTGGGTGGCATTGTGTTTTTGGGATGATAAGGGGGATGAGCACATATAGGAGCAGGTCATGCAG comes from Panicum virgatum strain AP13 chromosome 4K, P.virgatum_v5, whole genome shotgun sequence and encodes:
- the LOC120702159 gene encoding amino acid permease 1-like, whose protein sequence is MDIDMQTHSGHGEVDDDGREKRTGTVWTAAAHIITAVIGSGVLSLAWAMAQLGWVAGPVILLLFAAITYYTCCLLSDCYRVGDPETGKRNYTYTEAVESYLGGGYVFFCGVCQYANMFGTGIGYTITASASAASILKSNCFHWHGHEADCTQNTSAYIVAFGVVQVIFSQLPNFYELWWLSVIAAVMSFSYATIAVGLALGQTISGPTGKTTLYGTQVGVDVADATQKTWLTFQALGNIAFAYSYTIILIEIQDTLRSPPAENKTMRQASILGVATTTAFYLICGCLGYSAFGNGAPGNILAGFYEPYWLVDFANVCIVLHLVGGFQVFLQPLFAAVEAGVADRWPGTKQDRGGVNVFRLVWRTLFVALITLGAVLLPFFNSILGILGSVAFWPLTVFFPVEMYIRQREIPRFSGTWLALQTLSFFCFIITIAAGAASVQGVRDSLKTYVPFQTRS